One window of the Primulina eburnea isolate SZY01 chromosome 18, ASM2296580v1, whole genome shotgun sequence genome contains the following:
- the LOC140820054 gene encoding putative late blight resistance protein homolog R1A-3 gives MAAYASLLSLGHILDHLIQLPPRQRAVLDGAQIRSLLQNITFLQDFLEEFSLTRGDEIQALEEKIARSAHAAEDMIGSRVVDLILGNAEAGSERSSTLFSRHLEKVIEEFCSMKKDVMKIKETEGIKIVLQPRKYATGGSFVRGVSNRKNTMVGFDKDLIQIMETLTGDESNLQILSIVGMGGIGKTTLAKNVLKNPLIVDHFDLHAWVTISQQYSVHKILLGLLKEIGVEEITQEHDDKLGVSLHKSLFNRRYFIVMDDMWSIKVWDGIKRFFPDNGNGSRVMVTTRLSNVAEKFLSCTPHQLHFLDKDQSWVLFCDKVFGKESCLPELEEVGKKIVRNCRGHPLAIVAISGLLAKSSRTVEYWEYVANNTYSELNMGGDGLCFEVHDYGSRNKIKTCTIHDLFRDLCRREAKKEKFVCLTMMNSLINHIRIIDNNHRLISKRSSDAEELKSTFSNLSGFRKVQKKDYIFSDEEIVRLVNSRFIDYDAGIFSSLLNTLESLSLLWNLQTVTISGVMPINLPEEIWEMPQLRHLKREEKFFNLPDPPSTNVKNGRADIIILENLQTLYKIRNFRCTDEVVHRIPNLKKLGITYKRFSRGIGWDYHEVYNLSNLHNLESLIFDSYENVLRNLCFPQSLKKLTLERCGVSWEELTVVGSLHHLEVLDLMHYAAKGCEWNPVEGQFLGLKSLRIELTDLVEWIADSSHFPGLEKLELRCLRRLKEIPEDIGEIPTLRSISLVLCSESAYSSAKKIQEEQQNRGNYDLLVQVPVSWGTRRDDCCNL, from the exons ATGGCAGCTTATGCATCTCTTCTTTCTCTCGGACATATTCTTGACCACTTAATTCAACTCCCACCGCGCCAAAGGGCTGTTCTTGACGGTGCCCAGATCCGTTCTCTGCTTCAAAATATCACTTTCCTGCAAGATTTCCTTGAAGAATTTTCGCTGACAAGGGGGGACGAGATTCAGGCATTGGAGGAAAAAATCGCAAGATCAGCACATGCAGCAGAAGATATGATTGGAAGTCGTGTGGTGGATCTAATTCTTGGAAATGCTGAAGCTGGAAGTGAAAGGAGCTCCACTCTGTTCAGTCGACATTTGGAGaaagtaatagaagaattctGTTCTATGAAGAAAGATGTGATGAAGATTAAGGAAACTGAAGGGATCAAAATCGTGCTGCAGCCAAGAAAATATGCGACTGGTGGTTCTTTCGTACGAGGTGTATCCAATAGAAAGAATACTATGGTGGGATTtgataaagatttgattcaaaTAATGGAGACACTCACTGGGGACGAATCAAATCTTCAGATTCTCTCCATCGTCGGGATGGGTGGCATCGGCAAGACTACCCTCGCTAAAAATGTTCTCAAAAATCCATTAATTGTGGACCACTTTGATCTTCATGCTTGGGTTACAATATCTCAACAGTATAGTGTGCACAAGATCCTTTTAGGCCTATTAAAAGAGATTGGAGTTGAAGAAATCACTCAAGAGCATGATGATAAATTAGGAGTGAGTCTACATAAAAGTTTGTTTAATAGAAGATATTTCATTGTGATGGATGACATGTGGAGTATTAAGGTTTGGGATGGCATAAAGAGATTTTTTCCGGATAATGGCAATGGTAGTCGAGTCATGGTCACCACGAGACTATCAAATGTTGCTGAAAAGTTTCTATCGTGTACTCCTCATCAACTACATTTTCTAGACAAGGATCAAAGTTGGGTTTTGTTTTGTGACAAGGTGTTTGGAAAAGAAAGTTGCCTTCCTGAGTTAGAGGAAGTAGGAAAGAAGATTGTGAGAAATTGCAGGGGACATCCTCTAGCCATTGTTGCTATTAGTGGACTTCTTGCAAAGTCTAGTCGAACGGTTGAATATTGGGAGTATGTTGCTAATAACACATATTCAGAATTAAATATGGGAGGTGATGGGCTCTGTTTTGAG GTTCATGATTACGGGTCTAGAAACAAAATCAAAACTTGCACCATCCATGATCTATTCAGAGACCTATGCCGCAGGGAAGCAAAAAAAGAGAAATTTGTTTGTCTCACTATGATGAATAGCCTAATCAATCATATCAGAATCATTGATAATAATCATCGGCTTATTAGTAAGCGAAGCTCCGACGCAGAGGAGTTAAAATCCACGTTTTCAAATCTGAGTGGATTCCGAAAAGTACAAAAAAAAGATTATATCTTCTCTGATGAAGAAATTGTGCGATTAGTTAACTCTAGATTCATAGATTACGATGCTGGAATTTTTTCAAGTCTGTTGAATACCTTAGAATCTCTATCCCTACTATGGAATCTGCAGACTGTTACCATTTCTGGTGTGATGCCAATAAATCTACCTGAAGAAATATGGGAAATGCCACAACTCAGGCATCTAAAAAGGGAAGAAAAATTCTTCAATTTGCCTGATCCTCCGAGCACCAATGTAAAAAATGGCAGGGCAGATATTATTATTCTGGAAAACCTGCAAACACTCTATAAGATAAGGAATTTCAGGTGTACAGATGAGGTAGTTCACAGAATCCCAAACTTAAAAAAACTGGGAATTACTTACAAGCGATTCTCCAGGGGCATTGGATGGGATTACCATGAAGTTTACAATCTTTCCAATTTACATAATCTGGAATCACTTATCTTTGACAGTTACGAGAATGTGCTGCGAAATCTCtgctttccacaatctctcaaGAAGTTGACTTTGGAAAGATGCGGAGTGTCTTGGGAAGAATTGACGGTGGTTGGTTCACTGCATCATCTTGAAGTTCTTGATTTGATGCATTATGCAGCTAAAGGGTGTGAATGGAATCCTGTAGAAGGACAATTCCTTGGATTGAAGTCCTTAAGAATTGAACTTACAGATCTTGTGGAGTGGATAGCAGACAGCTCTCACTTTCCTGGCCTTGAGAAACTGGAACTTCGGTGTCTCAGACGCTTAAAGGAAATCCCAGAAGATATTGGAGAAATACCAACACTTCGATCAATTTCATTAGTACTGTGTAGTGAATCAGCCTATTCTTCTGCAAAGAAGATACAAGAGGAACAACAAAACCGTGGTAATTATGACCTTCTGGTTCAGGTTCCTGTTAGCTGGGGTACGAGACGAGATGATTGCTGTaatttgtaa
- the LOC140820051 gene encoding putative late blight resistance protein homolog R1A-3: protein MAAYASLLSLGHILDQLLQHPPRQRAVLDEAQIHSLLENIIFLQEFLEDFSLIRRDEIVALEAKIVISAYAAEDIIESRVVDLILEHSEAGSERSSTLFSRNLELVIEEICSLKKDVMKIKETEGIKIMEQPRKAATAGSFLRGASDGKNTMVGFDEDLNQIMETLTGDESNLQILPIVGMGGIGKTTLAKNVFDNPLIVFHFDLRAWVTISQQYSVREILLGLLKEIVGEEITQKNDDELGLLLHKSLFDRRYFIVTDDMWSIDVWDGIKRFFPDNDNGSRVLVTTRLSNVADNFVSCTPHQLHLLDEDQSWALFCDKVFGKESCCPPELGEVGKTIVRNCRRLPLAIVAISGLLAKSSRTVEYWEHVANDTHEALNKGGDGLCFEILSLSYKHLPVHLKPCFLYMAIFPEDFEIRVSRLVKLWVAEGILKPMSPRSLEEVAEDNLKDLIDRNLIQVHDYGSRNKIKTCTIHDLLRDLCLREAQKEKFLRATMMDGLDNHSKIIDNNRRLIIQRSSDKKLCRQQVFDARNFASCTRSLICWELESTSIKLPVCFRLLRVLNMDDFYSCEEILQLVNLRYIYFDASSNPNLLNPLESLSLLWNLQTIIIAGTLCSSVKTLPAEIWEMPQLRHLKMEQGDLYLPDPPSTNSKNGRRDILVMKNLQTLCTMRNFRCTDEVVHRMPNLKKLGITYLRFRSSFGWDHYEGYNLFHLRNLESLFLDSNENVLRNLRFPQSLKKLTLERGGVPWEDLTVVGSLPHLEILNLFADAVRGREWNPVEGEFLELKSLKIFSTDLVEWTADSSHFPRLEELTLGFLKFLKEIPDGIGDIQTLRSISLELCSESAYSSAEKIQEEQLELGNYDLQVRIVDPDRKKYSVG from the coding sequence ATGGCAGCTTATGCATCTCTTCTTTCTCTCGGACATATTCTTGACCAGTTATTGCAACACCCACCGCGCCAAAGGGCTGTTCTTGACGAAGCCCAGATCCATTCTCTCttggaaaatattattttcctgCAAGAGTTTCTTGAAGATTTTTCACTGATAAGGAGGGACGAGATTGTGGCACTGGAGGCAAAAATTGTAATCTCAGCATATGCGGCAGAAGATATAATCGAAAGTCGTGTGGTGGATCTAATTCTTGAACATTCTGAAGCTGGAAGTGAAAGGAGCTCAACTCTGTTCAGTCGAAATTTGGAGctagtaatagaagaaatcTGTTCTCTGAAAAAAGATGTGATGAAGATTAAGGAAACTGAAGGGATCAAAATCATGGAACAGCCAAGAAAAGCTGCGACTGCTGGTTCTTTCCTACGAGGTGCATCTGATGGCAAGAATACCATGGTGGGATTTGATGAAGATTTGAATCAGATAATGGAGACACTCACCGGGGACGAATCAAATCTCCAGATTCTCCCCATTGTTGGGATGGGAGGCATCGGCAAGACCACCCTCGCAAAAAATGTTTTCGACAATCCATTAATTGTATTCCACTTTGATCTTCGTGCGTGGGTTACAATATCTCAACAATATAGTGTGCGCGAAATCCTTTTAGGCCTATTAAAAGAGATTGTGGGTGAAGAAATCACTCAAAAGAATGATGATGAATTAGGATTACTTCTACATAAAAGTTTGTTTGATAGAAGATATTTCATTGTAACGGATGACATGTGGAGTATCGATGTTTGGGATGGAATAAAGAGGTTCTTTCCTGATAATGACAATGGTAGTCGAGTCTTGGTCACCACGAGACTATCGAATGTTGCTGATAATTTTGTCTCGTGTACCCCTCATCAACTACATTTGTTAGACGAAGATCAAAGTTGGGCTTTGTTTTGTGACAAGGTGTTTGGAAAAGAGAGTTGTTGCCCTCCTGAGTTAGGGGAAGTAGGAAAGACAATTGTGAGAAATTGCAGGAGACTTCCTCTAGCCATTGTTGCTATTAGCGGACTTCTTGCAAAGTCTAGTCGAACAGTTGAATATTGGGAGCATGTTGCTAATGATACACATGAGGCATTAAATAAAGGAGGTGATGGGCTCTGTTTTGAGATATTATCTTTAAGTTATAAGCACTTACCTGTTCACCTAAAACCATGTTTCCTCTATATGGCCATATTTCCAGAAGACTTTGAGATTCGCGTTTCAAGACTCGTTAAATTATGGGTTGCGGAGGGGATTCTTAAACCGATGAGCCCTAGAAGTTTGGAGGAAGTTGCAGAGGATAATTTAAAAGATCTAATAGATAGAAATCTGATTCAGGTTCATGATTACGGGTCTAGAAACAAAATCAAAACTTGCACCATCCATGATCTCCTAAGAGACCTATGCCTCAGGGAAGCTCAAAAGGAGAAATTTCTTCGTGCCACTATGATGGATGGGCTCGACAATCACAGCAAAATCATCGATAATAATCGTCGGcttattattcagcgaagctcCGACAAAAAGTTATGCCGACAACAGGTCTTTGATGCCCGGAATTTTGCATCATGTACCCGTTCATTGATATGTTGGGAATTAGAATCCACATCTATAAAGCTGCCAGTTTGTTTTAGACTGCTAAGAGTACTCAACATGGATGATTTCTACTCGTGCGAAGAAATTCTACAACTTGTCAACTTGAGATACATTTATTTCGATGCTTCATCGAATCCAAATCTGTTGAATCCTTTAGAATCTCTATCCCTACTATGGAATCTGCAGACTATCATCATTGCTGGTACTTTGTGCAGCTCTGTGAAAACTCTACCGGCTGAAATATGGGAAATGCCGCAACTCAGACATCTAAAAATGGAACAAGGAGACCTCTATTTGCCTGATCCTCCGAGCACCAACAGCAAAAATGGGAGGCGAGATATTCTTGTTATGAAAAACCTGCAAACACTCTGTACAATGAGGAATTTCAGGTGCACGGATGAGGTTGTTCACAGAATGCCAAACTTAAAAAAACTGGGAATCACTTACTTGCGATTCCGTAGTAGCTTTGGATGGGATCACTATGAAGGTTACAATCTCTTCCATTTACGTAATCTCGAATCACTTTTCTTAGACAGTAACGAGAATGTGCTGCGAAATCTCcgctttccacaatctctcaaGAAGTTGACTTTGGAAAGGGGCGGAGTGCCTTGGGAAGATTTGACGGTGGTCGGCTCACTGCCTCATCTCGAAATTCTCAATTTGTTTGCTGATGCAGTCAGAGGGCGTGAATGGAATCCCGTGGAAGGAgagtttcttgaattgaagTCCTTAAAAATTTTTTCCACAGATCTTGTGGAGTGGACAGCAGACAGCTCTCACTTCCCACGCCTTGAGGAACTCACACTCGGGTTTCTTAAATTCTTAAAGGAAATCCCAGATGGTATTGGAGACATACAAACACTTCGATCGATTTCATTAGAACTCTGTAGTGAATCAGCCTATTCTTCTGCAGAGAAAATACAAGAGGAACAATTGGAGCTTGGAAATTATGACCTCCAGGTTCGTATTGTTGATCCAGACAGAAAGAAGTACTCGGTTGGCTGA
- the LOC140820125 gene encoding putative late blight resistance protein homolog R1C-3: MAAYASLLSLGHILDHLIQHPPRQRAVLDEAQIHSLLQNINFLKDFLEGFSLTRGDEIQALEEKIARSAHAAENMIGSRVVDLILGNAEAGSQRSSTLSRQDLPILRNSESERRRREIFSHFNIILKKVTLPDVPSSSTLFSRHLEKLIEEFCSLKEDVMKIKETEGIKIVLQPRKYATGGSSVRGVSNSKNTMVGFDEDLIQIMETLTGDESNLQILSIVGMGGIGKTTLAKNVLKNPLIVNHFDLRAWVTISQQYSVQKILLGLLKEIGVVEIFPIMAMVVKSWSPRDYQILLKIFYRVSGNYPEAMPITMIITRIKVGVFGKESCPPELEEVGKTIVRNFRGLPLAIVAISGLLAKSSRTVEYWEYVAKNTYSELNMGGDGICFEVFSLSYKHLPVHLKPCFLYMGMFPEHHKVRISRVVKLWIAEGILKPTRYRSLEEIAENNLKDLIDRNLVQVHDYGSRNKIKTCTIHDLFRDLCRREAQKEKFVCLTLMNSLNNHSRIIDNNRWLISKRSSDEEELKSTFSKLSEFRKAQKKVHVFSDEEIVRLVNSRFIDYDAGIFSSLLNTIESLWNLQTVTIAGVMPINLPEEIWEMPQLRHLKREEGFFNLPDPPSTNIKNGRGDIIVLKNLQTLYKIRNFRCTDEVVHRIPNLKKLGITYKPFSSGIGWDYHEVYNLSNLHNLESLIFDSYENVLRNLRFPQSLKKLTLERCGVSWEDLTVVGSLRHLEVLDLMHYAAKGREWNPVEGQFLELKSLKIELTDLVEWIADGSHFPRLEKLELRCLRRLKEIPEDIGEISTLRSISLVLCSESAYSSAKKIQEEQQNRGNYDLLVQVPVSWGARRDDYCNL; the protein is encoded by the exons ATGGCAGCTTATGCATCTCTTCTTTCTCTCGGACATATTCTCGACCACTTAATTCAACACCCACCGCGCCAAAGGGCTGTTCTTGACGAAGCCCAGATCCATTCTCTGCTTCAAAATATCAATTTCCTGAAAGATTTCCTTGAAGGATTTTCGCTGACAAGGGGGGACGAGATTCAGGCATTGGAAGAAAAAATCGCAAGATCAGCACATGCAGCAGAAAATATGATTGGAAGTCGTGTGGTGGATCTAATTCTTGGAAATGCTGAAGCTGGAAGTCAAAGGAGCTCCACTCTGTCCCGTCAAGATTTGCCAATTCTTCGAAATTCTGAATCCGAAAGGAGAAGGAGAGAAATATTTAGCCATTTCAACATTATTTTAAAGAAAGTGACCCTCCCCGATGTACCGAGTAGCTCCACTCTGTTTAGTCGACATTTGGAGAAACTAATAGAAGAATTCTGTTCTCTGAAGGAAGATGTGATGAAGATTAAGGAAACTGAAGGGATCAAAATCGTGCTGCAGCCAAGAAAATATGCGACTGGTGGTTCTTCCGTACGAGGTGTATCCAATAGCAAGAATACTATGGTGGGATTTGATGAAGATTTGATTCAAATAATGGAGACACTCACTGGGGACGAATCAAATCTTCAGATTCTCTCCATCGTCGGGATGGGTGGCATAGGCAAGACTACCCTCGCTAAAAATGTTCTAAAAAATCCATTAATTGTGAACCACTTTGATCTTCGTGCTTGGGTTACAATATCTCAACAGTATAGTGTGCAAAAAATCCTTTTAGGCCTATTAAAAGAGATTGGAGTTGTAGAAATTTTCCCGATAATGGCAATGGTAGTCAAGTCATGGTCACCACGAGACTATCAAATATTGCTGAAAATTTTCTATCGTGTGTCGGGGAATTACCCCGAAGCGATGCCGATCACGATGATAATA ACAAGGATCAAAGTTGGGGTGTTTGGAAAAGAAAGTTGCCCTCCTGAGTTAGAGGAAGTAGGAAAGACAATTGTGAGAAATTTTAGGGGACTTCCTCTAGCCATTGTTGCCATTAGTGGACTTCTTGCAAAGTCTAGTCGAACGGTTGAATATtgggagtatgttgctaaaaaCACATACTCGGAATTGAATATGGGAGGTGATGGGATCTGTTTTGAGGTATTCTCTTTAAGTTATAAGCACTTACCTGTTCATCTAAAACCATGTTTTCTTTATATGGGGATGTTTCCGGAACACCATAAGGTTAGAATTTCAAGGGTCGTTAAACTTTGGATAGCGGAGGGGATTCTTAAACCGACGAGATATAGAAGTTTGGAGGAAATTGCAGAGAATAATTTAAAAGATCTAATTGATAGAAATCTTGTTCAGGTTCATGATTACGGGTCTAGAAACAAAATCAAAACTTGCACCATCCATGATCTCTTCAGAGACCTATGCCGCAGGGAAGCTCAAAAGGAGAAATTTGTTTGTCTCACTTTGATGAATAGCCTCAACAATCATAGCAGAATCATTGATAATAATCGTTGGCTTATTAGTAAGCGAAGCTCCGACGAAGAGGAGTTAAAATCCACGTTTTCAAAGCTGAGTGAATTCCGAAAAGCACAAAAAAAAGTTCATGTCTTCTCTGATGAAGAAATTGTGCGATTAGTTAACTCTAGATTCATAGATTACGATGCTGGAATTTTTTCAAGTCTGTTGAATACAATAGAATCTCTATGGAATCTGCAGACTGTTACCATTGCTGGTGTGATGCCAATAAATCTACCTGAAGAAATATGGGAAATGCCACAACTCAGGCATCTAAAAAGGGAAGAAGGATTCTTTAATTTGCCTGATCCTCCGAGCACCAACATAAAAAATGGCAGGGGAGATATTATTGTTCTGAAAAACCTGCAAACACTCTATAAGATAAGGAATTTCAGGTGTACAGATGAGGTAGTTCACAGAATCCCAAACTTAAAAAAATTGGGAATTACTTACAAGCCGTTCTCCAGTGGCATTGGATGGGATTACCATGAAGTTTACAATCTTTCCAATTTACATAATCTGGAATCACTTATCTTTGACAGTTACGAGAATGTGCTGCGAAATCTCcgctttccacaatctctcaaGAAGTTGACTTTGGAAAGGTGCGGAGTGTCTTGGGAAGATTTGACGGTGGTTGGTTCACTACGTCATCTTGAAGTTCTTGATTTGATGCATTATGCAGCTAAAGGGCGTGAATGGAATCCTGTAGAAGGACAATTCCTTGAATTGAAGTCCTTAAAAATTGAGCTTACAGATCTTGTGGAGTGGATAGCAGACGGCTCTCACTTTCCTCGGCTTGAGAAACTGGAACTTCGGTGTCTTAGACGCTTAAAGGAAATCCCAGAAGATATTGGAGAAATATCAACGCTTCGATCAATTTCATTAGTACTGTGTAGTGAATCAGCCTATTCTTCTGCAAAGAAGATACAAGAGGAACAACAAAACCGTGGAAATTATGACCTTCTGGTTCAGGTTCCTGTTAGCTGGGGTGCGAGACGAGATGATTACTGTaatttgtaa
- the LOC140820056 gene encoding putative disease resistance RPP13-like protein 3 produces MAAAYASLLSLTHILDRLLQHPPRQMAVIDKAQIDSLLQNISFLQDFLEDFSLMSGDMIQELEEKIARSAYAAEDIIEGRVVDLILEGSEAGSERSSSSLLCQDMQKVIEAIASMKKDVMKIKETEGIKIMEQPRKAATAGSSLRGASDSKNSMVGFHEDLIQIMEILTGHQSSLRIISIVGMGGIGKTTLARNVYHHPYIVHHFHVHAWVTISQQYSLHGIVLALMKEIGILAKCSKEEEGEEITQSVDELGERLHKSLSGRKYLIVMDDLWSIECWNDIKMFFPDNNNGSRFMITTRQTKVADDFRSCTPHQLHLLDKDQSWALFCDKVFGKESCCPPELEEVGKTIVRNCGGLPLAIVAISGLLAKSSRAVEYWEHVANNTHEALNKGGDGLCFEILSLSYKHLPVHLKPCFLYMAIFPEDRKIKISKLVKLWVAEGILKPMSSRSLEEIAEDNLKDLIDRNLIQVHAYGSRNKIKTCTIHDLLRDLCLREAQKEKFLRVTMMDVLDNHSKIIDNNRRLIIQRSSYEKLCRQQVFDAMNSALCTRSLICWKSNYKSIKLPVYFRLLRVLNMDGVCYDKETLQLVNLRYIYFVAPSIQISRIL; encoded by the coding sequence ATGGCAGCTGCTTATGCATCTCTTCTCTCTCTCACACATATTCTTGATCGATTATTGCAACACCCACCGCGCCAAATGGCTGTTATTGACAAAGCCCAGATCGATTCTCTGCTTCAAAATATCAGTTTCCTGCAAGATTTTCTGGAAGATTTTTCGCTGATGAGTGGGGACATGATTCAGGAATTAGAGGAAAAAATCGCAAGATCAGCATATGCAGCGGAAGATATCATTGAAGGTCGTGTGGTGGATCTAATTCTTGAAGGTTCTGAAGCTGGAAGTGAAAGGAGCAGCTCCAGTCTACTCTGTCAAGATATGCAGAAAGTGATAGAAGCAATTGCTTCTATGAAGAAAGATGTGATGAAGATCAAGGAAACTGAAGGGATAAAAATCATGGAGCAGCCAAGAAAAGCTGCGACTGCTGGTTCTTCCCTACGAGGTGCATCTGATAGCAAGAATTCTATGGTGGGATTTCATGAAGATTTGATTCAAATAATGGAGATACTCACTGGACACCAATCCAGTCTCCGGATCATCTCAATTGTCGGGATGGGTGGTATTGGTAAGACTACACTTGCTAGAAATGTTTACCATCATCCATATATCGTGCATCACTTTCACGTACATGCTTGGGTTACAATCTCTCAACAATATAGCCTGCACGGAATAGTTTTAGCCCTCATGAAGGAAATTGGAATTCTTGCTAAATGTAGTAAAGAAGAGGAAGGTGAAGAAATTACTCAATCGGTTGATGAATTAGGAGAACGTTTGCATAAAAGTTTGTCTGGTAGAAAATATTTGATTGTGATGGATGACCTGTGGAGTATCGAGTGTTGGAATGACATAAAGATGTTTTTTCCAGATAATAATAATGGTAGTCGATTCATGATTACTACTAGACAAACAAAGGTGGCTGATGATTTTCGCTCGTGTACCCCTCATCAACTACATTTGTTAGACAAAGATCAAAGTTGGGCTTTGTTTTGTGACAAGGTGTTTGGAAAAGAAAGTTGTTGCCCTCCTGAGTTAGAGGAAGTAGGAAAGACAATTGTGAGAAATTGTGGAGGACTTCCTCTAGCCATTGTTGCTATTAGCGGACTTCTTGCAAAGTCTAGTCGAGCAGTTGAATATTGGGAGCATGTTGCTAACAATACACATGAGGCATTAAATAAGGGAGGTGATGGGCTCTGTTTTGAGATATTATCTTTAAGTTATAAGCACTTGCCTGTTCATCTAAAACCATGTTTCCTTTATATGGCCATATTTCCGGAGGATCGTAAGATTAAAATTTCGAAGCTCGTTAAATTATGGGTTGCGGAGGGGATTCTTAAACCGATGAGTTCTAGAAGTTTGGAGGAAATTGCAGAGgataatttaaaagatttaatagaTAGAAATCTTATTCAGGTTCATGCTTACGGGTCTAGAAACAAAATCAAAACTTGCACCATCCATGATCTCCTAAGAGACCTATGCCTCAGGGAAGCTCAAAAGGAGAAATTTCTTCGTGTCACTATGATGGATGTGCTCGACAATCACAGCAAAATCATCGATAATAATCGTCGGcttattattcagcgaagctcCTACGAAAAGTTATGCCGACAACAGGTCTTCGATGCCATGAATTCTGCATTATGTACCCGTTCATTGATATGTTGGAAATCAAATTACAAATCTATAAAGCTGCCAGTTTATTTTAGACTGCTAAGAGTACTCAACATGGATGGTGTCTGCTACGACAAAGAAACTCTACAACTTGTCAACTTGAGATACATTTATTTCGTTGCTCCATCAATCCAAATCTCTCGAATACTTTAG